Within Azoarcus sp. DD4, the genomic segment CGCACGACCGCCACGGGTCTTCATGCGGACCAGAAAACCGTGGGTGCGCTTGCGACGGACGACGGAAGGTTGGTAGGTGCGTTTCATGTTCTGGCTGCCTGCTTTAGGTCAAACGCGGTATTTAATTGCTTAATTACATGTTTGTCAATAACAATTTTTGGCTA encodes:
- the rpmH gene encoding 50S ribosomal protein L34, which gives rise to MKRTYQPSVVRRKRTHGFLVRMKTRGGRAVIRARRAKGRHRLAV